From Lawsonia intracellularis PHE/MN1-00, the proteins below share one genomic window:
- the prmC gene encoding peptide chain release factor N(5)-glutamine methyltransferase, with amino-acid sequence MIKYIDWIQKTTMMFKKAGIDSPKLSAELILSHVLNITRLQIIMTPFEPIPTNSYSTLNDIMLRRLHGEPIAYLTGKKEFFSREFKVTQATLIPRPETELLIEFVLNHINPTQQIYFADLGTGSGCIAITLAAERKNWLGIATDISSEALKIAKLNSLKNNTHSQLQFLQSDFTQPLCLPSSLDLYISNPPYISENELTSLPHEVISFEPKIALTPHKCIHLDEINTVLHCYKKIITQAEISLKPGGIIILEHGATQAEAILLLLKNNIWTNVISHTDLTNKNRFITAYKYKI; translated from the coding sequence ATGATCAAATATATAGACTGGATACAAAAAACAACAATGATGTTTAAAAAGGCAGGGATAGATTCACCAAAACTCTCTGCAGAACTTATATTAAGTCATGTTTTAAATATTACACGATTACAAATAATAATGACTCCTTTTGAACCTATTCCAACTAATAGCTACTCAACGCTTAATGATATCATGTTAAGAAGACTCCATGGAGAACCAATTGCATATCTCACAGGGAAAAAAGAATTTTTTTCACGAGAATTTAAAGTCACTCAAGCCACACTTATCCCTCGCCCAGAGACAGAGTTACTTATAGAATTTGTATTAAACCATATTAACCCAACACAACAAATATACTTTGCAGACTTAGGTACAGGTAGTGGGTGTATTGCAATTACACTAGCTGCTGAAAGAAAAAATTGGTTAGGTATTGCTACTGATATCTCTAGTGAAGCATTAAAAATAGCTAAACTTAATAGTTTAAAAAATAACACTCATAGTCAACTACAGTTTCTTCAATCAGATTTTACACAACCACTCTGTCTACCCTCTTCATTAGACTTATATATCAGTAATCCTCCATATATAAGTGAAAATGAACTGACCTCTCTTCCGCATGAAGTAATATCTTTTGAACCTAAAATAGCTCTTACACCACATAAATGTATTCATCTTGATGAAATAAATACCGTTTTACACTGCTATAAAAAAATTATTACCCAAGCAGAGATATCCCTTAAGCCTGGAGGAATAATAATTTTAGAACATGGAGCAACACAAGCAGAAGCTATCTTATTGTTGTTAAAAAACAACATATGGACAAATGTAATAAGTCATACTGATCTTACAAATAAAAATCGTTTTATTACAGCATATAAGTATAAAATATAA
- the rplU gene encoding 50S ribosomal protein L21 produces the protein MYAIIEAGGKQFCVEEGSKIFVSKIDAEVGTEIFFDKIFMIGGSSPQIGTPYINNAKVIAKVLEHGRDKKILVFKKWRRNDSRKLQGHRQDYTALKVTGIQL, from the coding sequence ATGTACGCAATTATTGAAGCTGGTGGAAAACAATTCTGTGTTGAAGAGGGTTCTAAAATTTTTGTTTCTAAAATAGACGCTGAAGTTGGAACAGAAATTTTTTTTGATAAAATTTTTATGATTGGTGGTTCATCTCCTCAAATTGGAACACCATATATTAATAATGCTAAAGTTATAGCTAAAGTTCTTGAGCATGGTCGTGATAAAAAAATTCTTGTTTTTAAAAAGTGGAGAAGAAATGACTCACGTAAACTCCAAGGTCATCGTCAAGACTATACAGCTCTAAAAGTAACAGGTATTCAGCTTTAA
- the mutL gene encoding DNA mismatch repair endonuclease MutL — protein sequence MNASRSPIILLPEALQNQIAAGEVVERPASIIKELVENSLDAKATDIEVIMENGGHTFIQVRDNGFGIPPAELRLALTRHATNKIKDLGDIWKIHSFGFRGEALPSIASVSSFKIESAYTKESNNTEAAFLQIKHGKIEKEGPSSLYKGTIITVQDLFATVPARLKFLKSPVTEQKRAQEIFSRLALTTNTTMTLFSGARELLKFPAAHSLHQRLKIIWPEELTSNLIPVDKTTHDIRIHGLTSPPTQTQLRSDRVLLYVNGRTLNDKLILRAIFEAYKGRLISKEYPQAVLFIEISPELIDVNVHPAKTEVRFRDEKSIFSAISTALKEAINKTIPSFSLQQTDTDIHPKGFWGEADQEYIFPIKKNSNIHPTQTEVCTTQSTTTDSHGFSLQHMLQNTFVLEPDCQQSLSAKESTYTLASSYSSHPSDNSSLLPNLTSNSTDSNKENEISIKYIDKKMCIGPYHYLGQIGDTYLILEDIRKKNEQAELIILDQHAVHERILAEKFRNGSLINQSQQLVLPIQLKLHYSEQEELQEIANSLTSLGFIFSLKGDILHVESIPPLLDRSQATIILRKALSRQQENIEKLWISMACKAAIKAGLPLPPDEAALLITQWISIEKRENCPHGRPCVLVWTIQDLDKLFKRRS from the coding sequence ATGAATGCATCACGCTCTCCTATTATACTTCTTCCAGAGGCACTACAAAACCAAATTGCTGCAGGTGAAGTTGTAGAACGTCCTGCTAGTATTATTAAAGAATTAGTAGAAAACAGCCTTGATGCAAAAGCAACAGATATTGAAGTAATAATGGAAAATGGTGGACATACATTTATCCAAGTCCGTGACAATGGTTTTGGTATTCCCCCAGCAGAATTAAGATTAGCCCTTACTCGCCATGCTACTAACAAAATAAAAGATTTAGGAGACATATGGAAAATCCATTCGTTTGGATTTCGTGGTGAAGCCCTTCCTAGTATTGCATCTGTATCTTCTTTTAAAATAGAATCTGCCTATACAAAAGAATCTAACAATACTGAAGCTGCATTTCTGCAAATCAAGCATGGGAAAATAGAAAAAGAGGGTCCTAGCTCTCTTTACAAAGGGACGATTATTACTGTTCAAGATCTATTTGCTACTGTCCCTGCTCGCCTTAAATTTCTTAAAAGTCCTGTCACAGAGCAAAAACGTGCTCAAGAAATTTTTTCCCGTTTAGCATTAACTACTAATACAACTATGACCCTTTTTTCAGGAGCAAGAGAGCTTTTAAAATTTCCTGCAGCACATTCTTTACATCAACGCCTTAAAATCATTTGGCCAGAAGAATTGACATCTAACCTTATACCTGTTGATAAAACAACACATGACATTAGAATACATGGGCTAACTTCACCACCAACTCAAACACAACTCCGTTCAGACAGGGTTCTTCTCTATGTAAATGGTCGGACACTCAACGATAAACTTATATTGCGTGCTATTTTTGAAGCTTATAAAGGTCGGCTTATCTCTAAAGAATATCCTCAAGCAGTACTTTTCATTGAAATTTCTCCTGAATTAATAGATGTAAACGTTCATCCTGCAAAAACTGAAGTTCGATTTAGAGATGAAAAAAGTATATTCTCTGCTATTAGCACTGCACTAAAAGAAGCTATTAACAAAACTATACCAAGCTTTTCTTTACAGCAAACTGATACAGACATACATCCAAAAGGATTTTGGGGTGAAGCAGATCAAGAATATATCTTTCCTATAAAGAAAAATTCTAACATCCACCCTACACAAACTGAAGTTTGTACTACACAATCAACAACAACTGACTCTCATGGTTTCTCATTACAACATATGTTACAAAATACGTTTGTCCTTGAGCCAGATTGTCAACAATCTTTATCTGCTAAAGAATCTACTTATACCTTAGCATCATCTTATTCATCTCATCCTTCAGATAACTCTTCTTTACTACCTAACCTTACATCAAACAGTACAGATTCCAACAAAGAAAATGAGATCTCAATTAAATATATAGATAAAAAAATGTGTATTGGGCCCTATCACTACTTAGGACAAATAGGGGATACCTATCTTATTCTTGAAGATATAAGGAAAAAAAATGAACAAGCTGAGCTTATTATCCTTGATCAGCATGCTGTCCATGAACGTATTTTAGCAGAAAAATTTCGTAATGGAAGTTTAATTAACCAGTCTCAACAGCTTGTTTTACCTATTCAATTAAAACTGCACTACTCAGAACAAGAAGAGCTCCAAGAAATCGCTAACTCCCTAACTTCCCTTGGATTTATATTCTCTCTTAAAGGAGATATTCTTCATGTTGAGTCTATCCCTCCACTACTTGATCGTAGTCAAGCAACAATAATTCTTCGAAAAGCCCTCTCAAGGCAACAAGAAAATATAGAAAAGCTTTGGATCTCAATGGCATGTAAAGCTGCTATTAAAGCTGGCTTACCTCTACCTCCAGATGAAGCTGCATTACTTATTACTCAATGGATTTCTATAGAAAAACGTGAAAACTGCCCTCATGGACGACCCTGTGTACTTGTTTGGACAATCCAAGATTTAGATAAACTATTTAAGCGTAGAAGCTAA
- the lpxC gene encoding UDP-3-O-acyl-N-acetylglucosamine deacetylase, which produces MQQTTIQRSITFSGIGVHSGQCLNVTLHPASENTGIVFEVITGDTRHTLIPSPSAVIATKLATTIGNKNITISTVEHLLASIRGLEIDNIRICVEGAEIPIMDGSAKIFTNELLQAGIKYLPATKKILQVIKPVEFIKGEKRIRALPYNGFKLDYTINYIHPIIGHQRLVLDVTPTTFLSIANARTYGFLKDVEQMLKNGLAQGGSLENAIVLDSTKVINPEGLRYPDEFVRHKALDFIGDMAMMHLPLQGYFEIYCSGHQHNNQFLHKLQDENALALVTLEGEKTQNLYQNITPLYNDVLALL; this is translated from the coding sequence ATGCAACAAACAACCATTCAACGTTCAATTACATTTTCAGGTATAGGTGTACATAGTGGCCAATGTCTTAATGTCACGTTACACCCTGCATCTGAAAATACTGGTATTGTTTTTGAAGTGATAACTGGAGATACTCGCCATACTCTTATCCCCTCTCCTTCTGCTGTGATAGCTACTAAATTAGCAACCACTATTGGTAATAAAAATATAACAATATCAACAGTTGAACATCTTCTTGCTTCCATTAGAGGCCTTGAAATTGATAACATCCGCATTTGTGTTGAAGGTGCAGAAATACCTATTATGGATGGTTCTGCTAAGATATTCACTAATGAATTACTCCAAGCAGGGATTAAATATCTTCCAGCAACAAAAAAAATTTTACAAGTGATTAAACCCGTCGAATTCATTAAGGGAGAGAAACGTATTCGTGCATTACCGTATAATGGATTCAAACTAGATTATACTATTAATTACATACATCCAATTATTGGCCACCAACGACTTGTATTAGATGTTACACCAACGACCTTTCTTTCAATAGCTAATGCCAGAACTTATGGCTTTCTTAAAGATGTTGAACAAATGCTAAAAAATGGCTTAGCTCAAGGTGGCTCTCTTGAGAATGCTATTGTACTTGATTCTACAAAAGTTATTAATCCTGAAGGATTACGTTATCCTGATGAATTTGTTCGCCATAAAGCCCTTGATTTCATTGGTGATATGGCTATGATGCATCTACCTCTTCAAGGATATTTTGAAATATATTGCTCAGGTCATCAACATAACAACCAATTCCTTCATAAACTACAGGATGAAAATGCATTAGCCCTTGTAACACTTGAAGGAGAAAAAACACAAAATCTCTACCAAAATATTACACCACTATATAATGATGTATTAGCTCTACTTTAA
- the obgE gene encoding GTPase ObgE: MRFVDEVTISVSAGKGGNGCVSFRREKFIPKGGPNGGDGGDGGNIIFKADSRLLTLYDFRVQRHYRAQNGEGGKGSQRHGKKGEDLILHLPVGTIIFEQLLDKEYFLVDLDRPGVEFLIARGGRGGKGNEHFKSSTMRTPRFAQKGEMGEEKYLRLELKILADAGIIGLPNAGKSTLISKLSAAQPKIAAYPFTTLNPNLGVMIDNLDPDKRLVLADIPGLIEGACKGQGLGHQFLKHIERTRFLIHVLSSEDIDEDNPWLGFDIVNEELKEFDHTLMQRTQLLVVNKIDVLQPEKLSHIKQVAESSGKIIYFISAETGEGIELLVDAIWKLQSYRLNAPFIHLKPIEHKSDEEFAIEVAYTKE, translated from the coding sequence ATGCGTTTTGTTGATGAAGTAACTATTAGCGTGAGCGCAGGAAAAGGTGGAAATGGATGTGTTTCATTTAGACGCGAAAAGTTTATACCTAAAGGTGGACCTAATGGAGGGGATGGAGGAGATGGAGGTAATATAATTTTTAAAGCTGATTCACGTTTGTTAACCCTTTATGATTTTCGTGTGCAACGTCACTATAGAGCTCAAAATGGAGAAGGTGGTAAAGGGAGCCAGCGTCATGGTAAAAAAGGGGAAGATTTGATTCTTCATTTACCTGTAGGTACAATTATTTTTGAGCAACTATTAGATAAAGAATATTTTTTAGTTGATCTTGATAGACCAGGAGTTGAATTCTTAATTGCAAGAGGTGGTCGAGGAGGAAAAGGAAATGAGCATTTTAAATCATCAACAATGCGAACACCTCGATTTGCACAAAAGGGCGAAATGGGGGAGGAGAAGTATCTCAGGTTAGAGTTGAAAATTTTAGCTGATGCAGGAATTATAGGGCTACCTAATGCAGGTAAATCTACATTAATATCAAAACTTTCTGCTGCACAACCTAAAATAGCTGCTTATCCTTTTACAACACTTAACCCTAATCTTGGAGTAATGATCGATAATCTTGATCCAGATAAAAGGCTTGTCCTTGCTGATATCCCAGGATTAATTGAGGGTGCATGTAAGGGACAAGGCCTTGGTCATCAATTTCTTAAACATATTGAGAGAACACGTTTTTTAATTCATGTTTTAAGTAGTGAAGATATTGATGAGGATAACCCATGGTTAGGATTCGACATCGTAAATGAAGAGTTAAAAGAATTTGATCATACTTTAATGCAACGTACCCAATTATTGGTTGTTAATAAAATTGATGTATTACAACCTGAAAAATTATCACACATAAAACAAGTTGCAGAATCTAGTGGAAAGATAATATATTTTATTTCAGCAGAAACAGGTGAAGGTATAGAGCTCCTTGTGGATGCAATATGGAAGTTACAATCTTATAGATTAAACGCACCTTTTATTCACTTAAAGCCAATTGAACATAAAAGTGATGAAGAATTTGCTATTGAGGTAGCTTATACTAAAGAGTAA
- the groL gene encoding chaperonin GroEL (60 kDa chaperone family; promotes refolding of misfolded polypeptides especially under stressful conditions; forms two stacked rings of heptamers to form a barrel-shaped 14mer; ends can be capped by GroES; misfolded proteins enter the barrel where they are refolded when GroES binds) has protein sequence MASKEILFDAKAREKLSRGVDKLANAVKVTLGPKGRNVVIEKSFGSPVITKDGVSVAKEIELEDKFENMGAQMVKEVASKTSDIAGDGTTTATVLAQAIYREGVKLVAAGRNPMAIKRGIDKAVVAVTKELSDITKPTRDQKEIAQVGTISANSDTTIGNIIAEAMAKVGKEGVITVEEAKGLETTLDVVEGMKFDRGYLSPYFVTNPEKMVCELDNPYILCNEKKITSMKDMLPILEQVAKVNRPLLIIAEDVEGEALATLVVNKLRGALQVVAVKAPGFGERRKAMLEDIAILTGGEAIFEDRGIKLENVSLSSLGTAKRVVIDKENTTIVDGAGKSEDIKARVKQIRAQIEETSSDYDREKLQERLAKLVGGVAVIHVGAATETEMKEKKDRVEDALNATRAAVEEGIVPGGGTAFVRSIKVLDDIKPADDDELAGLNIIRRSLEEPLRQIAANAGYEGSIVVEKVREAKDGFGFNAASGEYEDLIKAGVIDPKKVTRIALQNAASVASLLLTTECAIAEKPEPKKDMPMPGGGMGGMGGMDGMY, from the coding sequence ATGGCTTCTAAAGAAATCCTTTTTGATGCTAAAGCCCGTGAAAAACTTTCACGAGGTGTAGATAAACTTGCAAATGCTGTTAAAGTAACACTTGGACCTAAAGGCCGTAATGTCGTTATTGAAAAGTCTTTTGGTTCCCCAGTTATTACAAAAGATGGTGTATCTGTTGCAAAAGAAATTGAACTTGAAGATAAGTTTGAAAATATGGGCGCTCAAATGGTTAAAGAAGTAGCTTCCAAAACTAGCGATATTGCTGGTGATGGAACTACAACAGCAACAGTCCTTGCACAAGCTATTTATCGTGAAGGTGTAAAACTTGTAGCAGCTGGTCGTAATCCTATGGCCATTAAACGTGGCATAGATAAAGCTGTTGTTGCTGTTACTAAAGAACTAAGCGACATTACAAAGCCTACTCGTGACCAAAAAGAAATAGCTCAAGTTGGAACCATTTCTGCAAACTCTGATACAACAATAGGTAATATCATAGCTGAAGCTATGGCTAAAGTTGGAAAAGAAGGTGTTATCACAGTTGAGGAAGCTAAAGGTCTTGAAACTACATTAGATGTGGTTGAAGGAATGAAGTTTGACCGTGGCTACCTCTCTCCATACTTTGTAACTAATCCTGAGAAAATGGTTTGTGAACTTGATAACCCTTATATCCTTTGTAATGAGAAAAAGATTACTAGCATGAAAGACATGCTACCAATCTTAGAACAAGTTGCTAAAGTAAACCGTCCACTCCTTATTATTGCTGAAGACGTAGAAGGTGAAGCACTTGCAACACTTGTAGTCAATAAGCTCCGTGGAGCACTCCAAGTTGTAGCCGTAAAAGCTCCTGGTTTTGGTGAACGCCGTAAAGCTATGCTTGAAGATATTGCTATCCTTACTGGAGGAGAAGCAATATTTGAAGATCGTGGTATAAAGCTTGAAAATGTAAGCTTGTCTTCTTTAGGAACAGCTAAACGTGTAGTTATTGACAAAGAAAATACTACTATCGTTGATGGTGCTGGAAAATCAGAAGATATTAAAGCTCGAGTTAAACAAATTCGTGCACAAATTGAAGAAACAAGCTCAGATTATGATCGTGAAAAACTTCAAGAACGTCTTGCAAAACTTGTTGGTGGAGTAGCTGTTATCCATGTTGGAGCTGCTACTGAAACTGAAATGAAAGAGAAGAAGGATCGTGTAGAAGATGCTCTAAATGCAACAAGAGCTGCGGTTGAAGAAGGTATTGTCCCTGGTGGTGGTACTGCTTTTGTCCGCTCCATTAAAGTCCTTGATGATATTAAACCTGCTGATGATGATGAACTTGCTGGACTTAATATCATCCGTCGTTCTCTTGAAGAGCCTTTACGTCAAATTGCTGCAAATGCTGGCTATGAAGGTTCTATTGTTGTAGAAAAAGTTCGTGAAGCAAAAGATGGTTTTGGATTTAATGCTGCATCAGGAGAATATGAAGACCTTATTAAAGCTGGTGTCATTGATCCTAAAAAAGTTACACGTATTGCATTACAAAATGCAGCATCAGTAGCCTCCTTACTTCTAACTACAGAATGCGCTATTGCTGAAAAACCAGAACCTAAAAAAGATATGCCTATGCCTGGCGGTGGTATGGGTGGTATGGGTGGTATGGACGGTATGTACTAG
- the rfaD gene encoding ADP-glyceromanno-heptose 6-epimerase, with translation MYIVTGGSGFIGSAMIWLLNEVGIDDILVVDNLAISDKWHNLVNRRFKDYIHRDEFRHLIQKGKAPEDIRAIFHMGACSSTTERNADFLMENNFHYTQMVCRYALENGARFINASSAATYGDGSKGFSDNLLTTLALKPLNMYGYSKQLFDLWAYREGLLNQIVNLKFFNVYGPNEYHKGDMRSVVCKSYEQITTSSFFSLFKSDHPDYADGGQMRDFVYVKDCVKVMYWLFEHHEVNGIFNVGSGTARTWNDLLNAVFIAMNKKPDIRYVDMPDQLKGKYQYFTQADMNWLQKVGCDVSFHSLEEGIMDYVQHYLMAEDRYL, from the coding sequence ATGTATATAGTTACAGGTGGTTCTGGTTTTATAGGTAGTGCTATGATTTGGCTTCTTAATGAAGTTGGTATAGATGATATTCTTGTTGTTGATAATCTAGCAATAAGTGATAAGTGGCATAATCTTGTTAACCGTCGATTTAAAGACTACATACATAGAGATGAGTTCCGTCATTTGATTCAGAAAGGTAAAGCTCCAGAAGATATTAGAGCAATATTTCATATGGGTGCCTGCTCTTCAACAACAGAACGAAATGCTGATTTTTTGATGGAAAATAATTTTCATTATACTCAAATGGTTTGTCGTTATGCACTGGAGAATGGAGCAAGGTTTATTAATGCTAGTAGTGCTGCTACATATGGGGATGGTTCTAAAGGTTTTTCTGATAATTTGCTTACTACTTTGGCGCTTAAACCACTTAACATGTATGGCTATTCAAAACAGCTATTTGATCTTTGGGCATATCGTGAGGGCTTACTTAATCAGATTGTAAACCTTAAATTTTTTAACGTTTATGGTCCAAATGAATATCATAAGGGTGATATGAGAAGTGTTGTTTGTAAGTCTTATGAGCAAATAACAACCTCTTCTTTTTTCAGCCTGTTTAAGTCAGATCATCCAGATTATGCCGATGGTGGACAAATGAGAGATTTTGTTTATGTTAAAGATTGCGTAAAGGTAATGTATTGGTTGTTTGAACATCATGAAGTAAATGGTATTTTTAATGTTGGTTCTGGGACTGCACGAACATGGAATGATCTTCTCAATGCTGTATTTATCGCTATGAATAAAAAGCCTGATATTCGTTATGTCGATATGCCTGATCAACTGAAAGGGAAATACCAATATTTTACTCAGGCAGATATGAATTGGCTCCAGAAAGTTGGGTGTGATGTGTCCTTCCATAGTCTTGAAGAAGGGATTATGGATTATGTCCAACATTATTTAATGGCTGAAGATCGTTATTTATAA
- the rpmA gene encoding 50S ribosomal protein L27 encodes MAHKKAGGSSRNGRDSPGQRRGIKRFGGQKVLAGNILVRQLGTKIHPGENVGMGRDYTLFAKVNGIVTYETYFRKCKRYSRVHIQPTV; translated from the coding sequence ATGGCCCATAAGAAAGCTGGTGGAAGTTCTCGCAATGGTAGAGATAGTCCAGGACAACGTCGTGGTATAAAGCGTTTTGGCGGCCAAAAAGTCTTGGCAGGCAATATCCTTGTTCGTCAACTAGGTACAAAAATTCATCCTGGAGAAAATGTTGGAATGGGAAGAGACTATACTTTATTTGCAAAAGTTAATGGTATAGTAACTTATGAAACATATTTTCGTAAATGTAAAAGATATAGTAGAGTGCATATACAACCCACCGTATAA
- the groES gene encoding co-chaperone GroES produces the protein MNLKPLNDRVLVKRLESEEKTAGGLYIPDTAKEKPSRGEVVAVGPGKHTDDGKLIPMAVKAGDTVLFNKYAGTEVKLDGVEHLVMREDDILAVITGETGRK, from the coding sequence ATGAACCTGAAACCTTTGAATGACCGTGTTTTAGTAAAACGTCTTGAATCTGAAGAAAAAACAGCTGGTGGACTCTATATCCCTGATACTGCTAAAGAAAAACCATCTCGTGGTGAAGTTGTTGCTGTTGGACCTGGTAAACATACAGATGATGGTAAATTAATACCTATGGCTGTAAAAGCAGGAGATACAGTTCTTTTTAATAAGTATGCAGGAACAGAAGTAAAGCTTGATGGTGTAGAGCATCTAGTTATGCGTGAAGATGACATCCTAGCTGTTATTACTGGAGAAACTGGCCGCAAGTGA
- a CDS encoding DUF4139 domain-containing protein, whose protein sequence is MQSSLKIQFFLFLIGINVLSRTIIAMAAPTNPVAITLYPTGGWIQVVEELPVQDDKVYFELPAGAQLGSLLLSIEGQFIGSIETTPIASIDSPVVAKIRERYTKAVQEVALIRGKLAAVKAKIALWSNPECPSRSIEEIKKFDSMMGSKIEELYVAESTIEPALKKALYELELLEKAIVDAGGKNTYATAITAVIRPDKTNKKPNKQVIVQYGYMLSDCGWNPIYRFDALPEKGIVQVVQEAEIRQASGQDWRNADITLASVNIGSALVPPNLPDWKILPAPIQTYRQGQEVSPIADNAMYLAKSSVPIVHAQEEPTFTTWSLGKVTVPAGMVMRFMLYKNDWDAKFFRLLRPSVQPHSYLVANIDIPSSVDLIPGSAQFMVDGKVVGNGYFTLRSEENHIYFGVDPRVTAQMILDKSQSGRDGFLDKKQSHSWSWNIKVCNDHTVPVKVVVEEPEPQSGDIGIIITTQSNPKPIIEDHMYLWKMTLPAEGEIDIQHSVLMTAPGDMRIIEGRR, encoded by the coding sequence ATGCAATCTAGTTTGAAGATACAATTTTTTCTTTTTTTAATAGGGATAAATGTACTTAGTAGAACTATTATTGCTATGGCTGCTCCAACTAACCCTGTGGCTATCACTTTATATCCTACTGGTGGGTGGATCCAGGTTGTTGAAGAGTTACCTGTTCAAGATGATAAAGTGTATTTTGAACTTCCTGCAGGAGCACAACTTGGCTCTTTACTTTTAAGTATTGAGGGACAATTTATAGGAAGTATTGAAACAACCCCCATTGCTAGTATTGATAGTCCTGTAGTTGCTAAAATTCGAGAACGTTATACAAAGGCAGTACAAGAAGTTGCTTTGATTCGTGGGAAACTTGCAGCAGTAAAAGCAAAAATTGCTCTTTGGAGTAATCCTGAATGTCCTAGTCGTTCTATTGAAGAAATTAAAAAATTTGATTCAATGATGGGATCAAAAATTGAGGAACTTTATGTTGCAGAGTCAACTATAGAGCCAGCTTTAAAGAAAGCTTTGTATGAATTAGAGTTATTAGAAAAAGCCATTGTGGATGCTGGTGGGAAAAATACATATGCTACAGCTATTACAGCAGTTATTAGACCAGATAAAACAAACAAAAAACCTAATAAGCAAGTGATAGTTCAATATGGATATATGCTTTCTGATTGTGGGTGGAATCCTATTTATCGTTTTGATGCATTACCAGAGAAAGGTATTGTCCAAGTTGTTCAAGAAGCAGAAATTCGCCAGGCTTCTGGGCAAGACTGGAGAAATGCAGATATAACTTTGGCGTCAGTAAATATTGGGAGTGCGTTAGTGCCTCCTAATTTACCTGACTGGAAGATACTACCTGCCCCTATACAAACATATCGTCAAGGACAAGAAGTGTCTCCTATAGCAGATAATGCAATGTATTTGGCAAAATCATCTGTGCCTATAGTTCACGCCCAAGAAGAGCCTACATTTACAACTTGGTCTCTTGGTAAAGTTACAGTTCCTGCAGGAATGGTGATGCGTTTTATGTTATATAAAAATGATTGGGATGCAAAATTTTTTAGATTGTTAAGACCATCAGTACAACCTCATTCATATCTTGTCGCAAATATTGATATTCCTAGCTCTGTAGATTTAATTCCTGGCTCTGCTCAATTTATGGTTGATGGAAAAGTGGTGGGGAATGGTTACTTTACTTTACGTAGTGAAGAAAATCATATTTATTTTGGTGTCGATCCTAGAGTCACAGCCCAAATGATCTTGGATAAAAGTCAGAGTGGACGTGATGGATTTTTAGATAAAAAGCAAAGTCATAGTTGGAGCTGGAATATTAAAGTTTGTAATGATCATACAGTACCTGTTAAAGTGGTTGTTGAAGAACCAGAACCTCAGTCAGGAGATATTGGTATTATTATCACTACACAGTCTAATCCTAAGCCAATAATAGAAGATCATATGTATTTATGGAAAATGACTCTTCCTGCAGAAGGGGAAATAGATATTCAGCATTCAGTATTGATGACAGCACCAGGAGATATGAGAATTATTGAAGGACGTCGATAA